Proteins from a genomic interval of Rhodothermales bacterium:
- the uraD gene encoding 2-oxo-4-hydroxy-4-carboxy-5-ureidoimidazoline decarboxylase gives MTVAELDGLPAEQASAALRGCCGASAWVAGMVARRPFDTREALHASSRAVCAGLERADWLEAFAAHPRIGDLESLRSRFAHDRWAGGEQAGAAGASDAVLRALARRNDDYELRFGYIFIVCATGKSAEEMLRILESRLPNDPEVELRVAAEEQRKITELRLDKLLDPA, from the coding sequence ATGACCGTCGCCGAACTCGACGGCTTGCCGGCGGAGCAGGCTTCGGCAGCCCTGCGAGGCTGCTGTGGAGCAAGCGCGTGGGTGGCGGGCATGGTGGCTCGCAGACCTTTCGACACCCGCGAGGCGTTGCATGCGTCAAGCCGAGCGGTCTGCGCCGGACTGGAGCGGGCGGATTGGCTGGAGGCGTTCGCGGCCCATCCCAGGATCGGAGACCTGGAATCCCTCCGGAGTAGATTCGCGCATGACCGGTGGGCTGGTGGAGAGCAGGCGGGTGCCGCGGGGGCCTCGGACGCCGTGCTTCGCGCCCTCGCTCGGCGCAATGACGACTACGAGCTGCGGTTCGGCTACATTTTCATTGTGTGTGCCACCGGGAAGTCAGCCGAAGAGATGCTGCGCATTCTGGAGTCGCGATTGCCAAATGACCCGGAGGTTGAACTGCGGGTGGCCGCAGAGGAACAACGGAAGATCACCGAGCTGCGACTCGACAAACTGCTGGACCCGGCATGA
- the alc gene encoding allantoicase produces MDRPAFTGLVDLASARLGGRVLEATDDFFAEKENLIKQEEAVFKTGLYTDRGKWMDGWESRRKRTPGHDWAVVALGMRGRIRGLDVDTSHFRGNHPPHVSLEGRDGEGPWTELVPRTAIDEDTHNFIPVQAAQVCTHVRLHIYPDGGVARLRVFGDVVPVLPADGREIELSAIAHGGLAIACSDEHFCRMANLLLPDSPRNMGDGWETRRRRGPGHDWVTIRLAGPSVLSRVDLDTAFYKGNYPDRCRLEGCLGDPQTAPWQEALPETPMKADHLHRFEAFRAAGPFDHLRLCIYPDGGVARLRAFGRLV; encoded by the coding sequence ATGGATAGACCTGCATTTACCGGACTGGTTGACCTTGCTTCTGCGCGGCTCGGCGGCCGCGTGCTTGAGGCGACAGACGACTTCTTTGCCGAGAAGGAGAATCTGATCAAGCAGGAGGAGGCGGTGTTCAAGACGGGCCTGTATACCGACCGCGGAAAGTGGATGGACGGGTGGGAGTCGCGTCGGAAGCGTACACCTGGACACGACTGGGCGGTCGTTGCGCTGGGAATGCGAGGCCGTATTCGCGGCCTGGATGTCGACACCTCTCACTTCCGCGGCAATCACCCGCCGCACGTCTCCCTGGAGGGCCGGGACGGAGAGGGGCCGTGGACCGAACTGGTGCCGCGCACCGCCATTGACGAGGACACCCACAATTTCATCCCGGTGCAGGCCGCCCAGGTGTGTACCCATGTGCGCCTGCATATCTACCCCGACGGGGGCGTTGCCCGGTTGCGCGTCTTTGGGGACGTCGTGCCGGTGCTTCCGGCCGATGGTCGCGAGATCGAACTGAGCGCCATCGCCCACGGGGGGCTGGCGATCGCCTGCTCCGACGAACATTTCTGCCGGATGGCGAACCTGTTACTGCCGGACTCGCCCCGCAACATGGGAGACGGCTGGGAAACACGTCGACGGCGTGGGCCGGGCCACGACTGGGTCACCATTCGACTCGCTGGGCCGAGTGTGCTGTCCCGCGTCGATCTGGATACCGCCTTCTACAAGGGGAACTACCCCGATCGGTGCCGGCTCGAGGGCTGTCTTGGGGATCCGCAGACGGCTCCATGGCAGGAGGCTCTGCCGGAAACGCCCATGAAAGCAGACCACCTCCACCGGTTTGAGGCGTTTCGCGCAGCGGGTCCGTTCGATCATCTGCGCCTGTGCATCTATCCGGACGGCGGCGTGGCTCGTTTGCGCGCATTCGGCAGGTTGGTATGA
- the allB gene encoding allantoinase AllB, with protein sequence MNRPGPAITAIRSTQIVTPEGLLDGYVRMADGRIADLGRGSVPGALDVGDRLVLPGFVDPHVHINEPGRTEWEGFSTATRAAASAGITTLVDMPLNSTPVTTTVRALEEKRHAAQGKLWVDVGLHAGVVPGNLADLQQLATSGIVGAKAFMVDSGIPEFPPAGARDLEAAMRVLAKAGLPLLVHAELPQPAPVEPGPDRRALSGAARWAASRPPSWEVEALRLLIDLCRRTGCHTHVVHVASSHCLPHLAKARAEGLPLTAETCPHYLFFALGEFGDEDVRFKCAPPIRSRENASQLLDGLRAGLLDYVASDHSPAPPAMKSGGFERAWGGISSLALGPSVLFTMHPEPRDLADWFATAPARIMGLRDRGAIVQGLRADLVVFDPGKEGVIRESHLHTRHTVSPYLGKRLRGVAEMTFLAGRCVFDNGAFIGAPQGAIVYG encoded by the coding sequence ATGAATCGGCCGGGTCCTGCCATAACCGCCATTCGAAGCACGCAGATCGTCACGCCGGAAGGCCTGCTGGACGGCTATGTGCGCATGGCCGATGGGCGTATTGCCGACCTCGGGCGGGGTTCGGTGCCAGGCGCGCTGGATGTGGGAGACCGCCTGGTTCTGCCGGGTTTTGTAGACCCCCATGTGCACATCAACGAGCCTGGACGGACCGAGTGGGAGGGGTTTTCGACAGCCACCAGGGCGGCGGCGTCGGCGGGGATCACGACGCTTGTAGACATGCCCCTGAATTCCACGCCCGTCACCACCACCGTCCGGGCCCTGGAGGAAAAACGGCACGCAGCCCAGGGAAAGCTGTGGGTGGACGTCGGCCTGCATGCTGGCGTGGTGCCAGGCAATCTGGCCGACCTGCAGCAGCTGGCGACGTCAGGCATTGTGGGTGCGAAGGCGTTCATGGTGGATTCGGGAATTCCGGAGTTTCCGCCGGCGGGAGCACGCGACCTGGAAGCCGCGATGCGCGTGCTGGCCAAGGCTGGCCTTCCCTTGCTGGTGCACGCGGAGTTGCCGCAGCCCGCACCCGTCGAGCCTGGACCGGACCGTCGCGCACTCTCGGGTGCCGCGCGCTGGGCAGCCTCCAGACCACCGTCGTGGGAGGTGGAGGCCCTGCGCCTGCTCATCGACCTTTGCCGCAGGACCGGGTGCCACACGCATGTGGTGCATGTGGCGAGTTCGCACTGTCTTCCCCACCTTGCCAAGGCGCGGGCTGAGGGGCTTCCGCTCACGGCGGAGACCTGTCCACATTATCTGTTCTTCGCGTTGGGCGAGTTTGGCGACGAGGACGTGCGATTCAAATGTGCACCCCCCATTCGGAGCCGCGAGAATGCGTCGCAGCTTCTGGATGGCTTGCGGGCCGGCCTGCTCGACTACGTTGCGAGCGATCATTCGCCCGCGCCGCCGGCAATGAAGTCGGGTGGATTTGAGCGGGCCTGGGGCGGGATCTCCAGCCTCGCGCTTGGGCCCAGCGTCCTTTTCACCATGCACCCCGAACCCCGGGATCTGGCCGATTGGTTCGCTACAGCGCCGGCACGCATCATGGGCCTCCGGGACCGCGGTGCCATCGTACAAGGGTTGCGAGCGGATCTGGTGGTGTTTGATCCGGGCAAGGAGGGCGTAATAAGGGAGTCGCATCTGCACACCAGGCACACGGTCAGCCCATATCTGGGAAAACGTCTTCGAGGAGTCGCCGAGATGACGTTTCTTGCGGGACGTTGTGTGTTCGACAACGGTGCATTCATCGGAGCCCCCCAGGGCGCCATTGTGTATGGATAG
- a CDS encoding XdhC family protein encodes MTPAFWSDVAARLETGDRVFLALVVAHSRHSPGTRGAAMAVTADGHFTGTIGGGVMEADVQALAARALRDEHFKPQRRHLVHRAGHALASGLICAGEQSNVYLMLNTRDVVLARTCARGEGTLVIDDSGARHEEEPGKSGDPWPVCIPLFNSRRVAILGGGHCAAALSRTMSNLGYHVTVVEERADVPALERAGELMQTETLRDAAGRVAHPENTSVICMGPDLHADVRALVGALEGPFPFIGVMGAPAKLARIRTELRALGVSEEGWQRITAPVGLSIGSRTPEEIAVSVAGQLIQRDRTEP; translated from the coding sequence GTGACACCGGCATTCTGGAGCGATGTGGCCGCCCGGTTGGAAACCGGCGACCGGGTATTTCTGGCCCTGGTAGTGGCCCACTCCAGGCATTCCCCAGGCACGCGCGGAGCAGCCATGGCGGTGACGGCCGATGGGCACTTCACCGGCACGATAGGCGGCGGCGTCATGGAGGCCGATGTGCAGGCTCTCGCAGCGCGGGCCCTCCGGGACGAGCACTTCAAACCGCAGCGTCGACACCTCGTGCATCGCGCCGGCCACGCGCTGGCCTCCGGGCTGATCTGTGCGGGAGAGCAGAGCAACGTGTACCTCATGCTGAACACACGGGACGTGGTGTTGGCCCGCACGTGCGCCCGAGGTGAAGGCACCCTCGTAATTGACGACTCTGGTGCCAGACACGAGGAGGAGCCAGGGAAGTCCGGGGATCCCTGGCCGGTCTGCATACCGCTCTTCAACTCTCGCCGAGTAGCCATTCTCGGTGGTGGGCACTGCGCCGCGGCGCTGAGTCGCACCATGAGCAATCTCGGCTACCACGTCACGGTCGTCGAGGAGCGGGCCGACGTTCCAGCCCTGGAGCGGGCCGGTGAACTGATGCAGACAGAGACGCTCAGGGACGCCGCAGGGCGCGTCGCCCATCCCGAAAACACGTCCGTCATCTGCATGGGTCCGGACCTGCACGCGGACGTCCGGGCTTTGGTTGGAGCGCTGGAGGGACCATTTCCCTTCATCGGTGTCATGGGCGCACCGGCCAAACTGGCCCGCATCCGGACCGAATTGCGGGCTCTGGGGGTCTCCGAGGAGGGGTGGCAACGCATCACAGCTCCGGTCGGGCTGTCTATTGGAAGCCGCACGCCCGAGGAAATCGCCGTGAGCGTAGCCGGCCAGTTGATCCAGCGGGACAGAACGGAGCCATGA
- a CDS encoding molybdopterin-dependent oxidoreductase, with product MKNIDGALHVRGEAEFVDDERRPVDLAFAAVCGSPVAHGRLKQIDVAEAEDMEGVLAVVLAADLPGDNEVGPIIQDEPLLASTLVRYIGHPVALVVADTATRAREAAAAIDLSIEELPPVVDPRRAFEAGEIIGSTRTFECGEPDGAWQSCAFVAEGRCDLGGQEHVYLETQRARATPLEHGRLHVSTSTQSPYAAQKHIAKVLGVPNNHIEVDVRRLGGGFGGKEDQATHWACFAAVGAWASGRPVEIVLRRDEDFRHTGKRHPYSADFKLGADEEGRIVVFEALHYQNAGATADLSPGVLERTLYHATGSYRVPNARLFAASCRTNIPPNTAFRGFGGPQGMFVIEAALARLSEVSGIPRATLQERNLLRPGDVFPYGQPVEDNRTRRAWHRAVQRFRLEERLAAAETFNAQHFAVKKGVAVMPVTFGISFTTTFLNQAGALVHVYTDGSVSVTTGGVEMGQGLTTNIALTVAKAFGIDPSRVRVETTNTTRVANMSPSAASSTTLLNGNAALEACRQIRERLLRVGAGLVETDLSTLDIKADRLLKDGLPTDIAWEDLVAAAYLKRIDLSAHGFFATPGIHFDKVQETGHPFAYHAGGTAIVEVTLDCLRGRYAIDAVRIVHDVGRPLSRTVDLGQVEGGLAQGLGWMTVEDLQYDDRGRLMSKNLASYKVPDAFFMSDTLEVEFLDDADEVLGPFGSKAVGEPPLMYGIGVFFALREAMRAFAPEARLPFHAPLTPERVLMGIHARVAAELSA from the coding sequence ATGAAGAACATTGACGGGGCACTCCATGTGCGTGGTGAGGCCGAGTTCGTCGATGACGAACGGCGTCCGGTGGACCTCGCCTTTGCGGCGGTATGCGGTTCGCCGGTGGCCCATGGCCGGCTGAAACAGATCGATGTGGCTGAGGCGGAGGACATGGAGGGGGTCCTTGCCGTGGTGCTCGCCGCCGACCTCCCCGGAGACAATGAGGTGGGTCCCATCATCCAGGACGAGCCGCTGCTGGCTTCGACCCTGGTGCGGTACATCGGTCACCCCGTAGCGCTTGTCGTGGCGGACACCGCAACCCGAGCGCGCGAGGCGGCTGCGGCCATCGACCTTTCCATTGAAGAACTGCCGCCTGTTGTGGACCCGCGGCGCGCCTTCGAAGCAGGCGAGATCATCGGCTCAACGCGCACGTTCGAATGTGGCGAGCCGGACGGCGCCTGGCAGTCCTGTGCATTCGTAGCGGAAGGACGCTGCGACCTCGGGGGCCAGGAGCATGTGTACCTGGAGACGCAGCGGGCCCGAGCCACACCGCTAGAGCATGGTCGGCTGCACGTATCGACCTCAACGCAGAGCCCTTACGCCGCGCAGAAGCACATCGCCAAGGTGCTGGGGGTGCCCAACAACCACATTGAGGTGGACGTGCGGCGCCTGGGCGGAGGATTCGGCGGGAAAGAGGATCAGGCCACGCATTGGGCATGCTTTGCAGCAGTCGGCGCGTGGGCGAGCGGGCGTCCGGTTGAAATCGTGCTGCGGCGGGACGAGGATTTTCGCCACACCGGCAAGCGACACCCCTACTCGGCCGACTTCAAACTCGGCGCTGATGAGGAGGGGCGCATCGTGGTCTTTGAGGCGCTGCACTACCAGAACGCAGGTGCTACCGCGGATCTGTCGCCGGGCGTGCTCGAACGCACCCTGTACCATGCCACCGGGTCCTATCGCGTGCCGAATGCGCGCCTCTTCGCCGCGTCCTGCCGAACGAACATCCCGCCCAATACGGCTTTTCGGGGATTCGGTGGCCCACAGGGCATGTTCGTAATCGAGGCCGCGCTGGCCCGTCTGTCAGAAGTGTCGGGCATCCCGCGTGCCACGCTCCAGGAACGCAATCTCCTGCGACCGGGCGACGTCTTCCCCTACGGCCAGCCCGTCGAGGACAATCGCACCCGACGCGCATGGCATCGTGCCGTGCAGCGTTTTCGGCTGGAGGAGCGGCTGGCCGCAGCAGAGACGTTCAACGCCCAACATTTTGCTGTAAAGAAGGGCGTTGCGGTTATGCCGGTCACCTTCGGCATCTCCTTCACAACCACGTTCCTGAACCAGGCCGGGGCTCTGGTTCACGTCTATACGGACGGGTCCGTTTCGGTGACGACCGGTGGGGTTGAGATGGGGCAGGGTCTGACCACGAACATCGCGCTCACGGTGGCCAAGGCGTTCGGAATCGACCCCTCGCGCGTGCGCGTCGAGACCACAAACACCACCCGCGTGGCGAACATGTCGCCGTCTGCGGCAAGCTCCACGACGTTGCTGAACGGCAACGCGGCCCTGGAGGCGTGCCGTCAAATCCGGGAGCGTCTGCTACGCGTTGGCGCCGGGCTGGTGGAGACCGACCTCTCGACCCTGGATATCAAAGCGGATCGCTTGCTCAAGGATGGTCTGCCGACGGACATCGCGTGGGAGGACCTGGTGGCGGCGGCCTATCTGAAGCGCATCGACCTCTCCGCCCACGGCTTTTTTGCCACACCGGGCATTCATTTCGACAAGGTCCAGGAAACCGGTCATCCGTTTGCCTATCACGCCGGAGGAACGGCGATCGTCGAGGTGACCCTGGACTGCCTGCGTGGACGCTATGCGATCGACGCGGTCCGCATTGTACATGACGTGGGTCGCCCGCTCAGTCGCACTGTTGATCTGGGACAGGTAGAAGGAGGGCTGGCTCAGGGTCTGGGCTGGATGACGGTCGAGGATCTGCAGTACGACGACAGAGGACGACTCATGTCCAAGAATCTTGCGTCCTACAAGGTGCCGGACGCCTTTTTCATGTCGGACACCCTTGAGGTGGAGTTCCTGGACGATGCCGACGAGGTACTGGGCCCGTTCGGCAGCAAAGCGGTCGGCGAGCCGCCGCTGATGTACGGCATTGGGGTGTTCTTCGCCCTGCGCGAGGCCATGCGAGCGTTTGCTCCGGAAGCTCGCCTACCCTTTCACGCGCCGCTCACTCCGGAGCGGGTCCTCATGGGCATTCACGCCCGCGTGGCGGCCGAGCTCTCGGCGTGA
- a CDS encoding FAD binding domain-containing protein — protein sequence MNEPLQFILNDRQLSVEVPPGLLVLDLLREHLRQVGTKEGCREGDCGACVVLVGELSGDGVRYRAVTSCLMPAGELAGKHLITIEGLRAPVLSSLQEAIVEEGASQCGFCTPGIVLSLTGALLERSEPMDAAAVKTALGGHLCRCTGYRSLKAVRHALEDSPVGVPALVGSGELPGWMLTIPQRLRALGPDTTTNGAASPGRAIAGGTDLYVQQGDALAEDASVQVLGNRADLRGIVDKEDSLWIGPSTTFEQLAESDAIRRLVPEIRAYMDDIASVQIRNRATVGGNLVNASPIGDVTILLLAFDTHLALTAPDGAERTVPLRRFYRGYKDIDLGPGELVTGITVRKPPSGAVVSWEKVSKRRSLDIASVNSALLIHSSGDTIESATLTFGGVAPVPFLAAQTSSWMAGKPLNAETVREAGEYVQREIAPISDIRGSASYKRLLARQLLWAHITTLFPDQVQLEALYEEH from the coding sequence ATGAATGAGCCCCTGCAATTCATACTGAATGACCGGCAGCTCTCCGTCGAAGTCCCGCCGGGCCTGCTGGTCCTGGACCTTCTTCGAGAGCACCTGCGACAGGTCGGCACCAAAGAAGGGTGCCGGGAGGGTGACTGCGGCGCCTGTGTTGTTCTGGTTGGAGAGCTCTCGGGCGATGGCGTGCGGTATCGCGCGGTCACGTCCTGCCTGATGCCGGCCGGCGAGCTGGCCGGCAAGCACCTGATCACCATCGAAGGCTTACGCGCTCCGGTACTTTCCAGCCTGCAGGAGGCCATCGTAGAGGAAGGTGCCTCCCAATGTGGATTTTGCACACCGGGCATAGTGTTGTCGCTGACCGGAGCCCTTTTGGAGCGCAGCGAGCCCATGGATGCGGCCGCGGTCAAGACTGCGCTGGGAGGCCATCTGTGTCGGTGCACGGGATATCGCTCGCTGAAGGCCGTGCGGCATGCGCTTGAGGATTCTCCCGTCGGTGTCCCGGCCCTGGTTGGCAGTGGTGAACTGCCGGGCTGGATGCTCACCATCCCTCAGCGGCTGCGAGCGCTTGGTCCGGACACCACAACGAACGGTGCAGCCTCCCCCGGGCGCGCGATTGCGGGCGGGACCGATCTCTACGTCCAGCAGGGGGATGCGCTTGCAGAGGATGCATCGGTACAGGTGCTCGGCAACCGCGCGGATCTGCGCGGCATTGTGGACAAGGAAGATTCCCTCTGGATAGGCCCGTCGACCACGTTTGAGCAGCTGGCCGAAAGCGACGCGATACGCAGGCTGGTTCCGGAGATTCGCGCGTACATGGATGACATCGCCTCGGTGCAAATCCGCAATCGGGCCACGGTTGGCGGCAACCTGGTCAATGCGTCGCCCATCGGTGACGTGACCATTCTGCTGCTGGCCTTCGACACCCATCTCGCGCTGACGGCGCCCGACGGTGCCGAGCGCACCGTACCGCTTCGCCGGTTCTATCGCGGGTACAAAGACATCGACCTCGGGCCGGGCGAGCTCGTCACGGGCATCACCGTGCGAAAGCCGCCGTCGGGTGCCGTAGTCAGTTGGGAAAAAGTCAGCAAGCGGCGCAGCCTGGACATCGCAAGCGTCAACAGCGCGCTCTTAATCCATTCCTCCGGGGATACGATTGAATCCGCCACGCTGACCTTCGGCGGAGTCGCGCCCGTTCCTTTTCTGGCGGCGCAGACCTCGTCGTGGATGGCGGGCAAGCCGCTGAATGCAGAGACGGTGCGCGAGGCCGGGGAGTACGTGCAGCGGGAGATCGCTCCCATTTCTGACATTCGAGGCTCGGCCTCTTACAAACGGCTGTTGGCCCGCCAGTTGCTCTGGGCGCACATCACTACCCTTTTCCCCGATCAGGTTCAGCTGGAGGCCCTGTATGAAGAACATTGA
- a CDS encoding urate hydroxylase PuuD: MDFDLLGTLQYLVRWTHVFAAILWIGQTYLFNFMEDRLESADGDDVIIGKLWMVHGGGLFRVEKQRYASYLPPVLHWFKYEAAATWLSGIVLITLVYYVDGLLITPDQDFLTAALVGGFSLPVGWLLYDGLVRSPLGRRPVLFAAIGLVLIMALHYGYLQVMSPRSAFIHVGAVLGSIMTANVWERILPSTEKQLAAIRSGTPVSVDVASTGPLRSRQNSYVVMPVVAIMISNHYPSVSYGNEHSTLVLGVLVVLGWGIARLFRKPLFGRGAAHE; this comes from the coding sequence ATGGACTTCGACCTTCTCGGCACGCTGCAATACCTGGTCCGCTGGACGCACGTGTTCGCAGCCATCCTCTGGATCGGACAGACCTATCTGTTCAATTTCATGGAGGATCGCCTGGAAAGCGCGGACGGAGATGACGTCATCATCGGAAAGCTCTGGATGGTGCACGGAGGCGGGCTCTTCCGGGTGGAGAAGCAGCGATACGCGTCCTACCTGCCACCGGTGCTTCACTGGTTCAAATACGAGGCCGCGGCGACCTGGCTGAGCGGCATCGTGCTCATCACACTCGTCTACTACGTCGATGGGCTGCTGATCACGCCTGATCAGGACTTCCTCACGGCAGCACTCGTAGGCGGGTTCTCGCTACCGGTCGGCTGGTTGCTGTACGATGGGCTGGTTCGCTCGCCCCTGGGGCGTCGCCCGGTTCTGTTTGCGGCGATCGGCCTCGTTCTGATCATGGCCCTGCACTACGGCTACCTCCAGGTGATGAGTCCGCGATCGGCGTTCATCCATGTGGGTGCGGTCCTGGGGTCAATCATGACTGCCAACGTCTGGGAGCGCATCCTTCCATCGACCGAAAAGCAGCTGGCCGCCATCCGCTCGGGCACGCCGGTTTCTGTCGATGTGGCTTCCACCGGACCGCTGCGGTCCCGGCAGAATTCGTACGTGGTCATGCCGGTGGTGGCCATCATGATCTCCAACCACTACCCCTCGGTCTCGTACGGCAACGAGCACAGCACCCTGGTGCTCGGTGTGCTCGTAGTCCTCGGATGGGGTATTGCGCGTCTGTTCCGAAAACCGCTTTTTGGACGGGGCGCCGCGCATGAATGA
- a CDS encoding TIGR02206 family membrane protein, producing the protein MERYFDVNWTGPAFDLFGPAHLTIVGLFALLATAMIVAGRRGPAERKDLIRRTFGALMLLNEAGTHVWKVSYGTWAVEESLPLQLCGAMAWISGSTLLFGWKKLWPMLYFFGVGGAVQGVITPNATQYGFPHYQMIETIFAHSALVVAGLWVVLVEGYRPTLRQFFTIFLGLNVAALVMYFVNLGLGSNYLFVNAKPPDASIIDAMPEWPYYIPILEVIAFVQFGVLYLPFARRGTGEVPAPARSGVRS; encoded by the coding sequence ATGGAACGCTATTTCGACGTCAACTGGACGGGTCCGGCCTTTGACCTGTTCGGCCCGGCCCACCTCACCATAGTCGGTCTGTTTGCCCTCCTGGCCACGGCGATGATTGTCGCCGGGCGGCGAGGTCCGGCCGAACGAAAGGATCTGATCCGGCGGACGTTTGGTGCGCTGATGCTTCTCAATGAAGCCGGCACACACGTCTGGAAGGTCAGCTACGGCACGTGGGCCGTCGAAGAGTCGCTGCCCCTGCAGCTTTGCGGCGCCATGGCGTGGATTTCCGGGTCCACCCTGCTGTTCGGCTGGAAGAAGCTCTGGCCCATGCTGTATTTCTTCGGTGTGGGAGGGGCCGTGCAGGGCGTTATCACGCCCAACGCCACGCAGTATGGGTTCCCGCACTATCAGATGATCGAGACCATCTTTGCCCACTCGGCCCTGGTGGTCGCAGGCCTCTGGGTGGTGCTGGTTGAGGGCTACCGTCCCACGCTGAGGCAGTTCTTTACCATCTTCCTCGGCCTGAATGTCGCGGCGCTGGTGATGTATTTCGTGAACCTCGGGCTGGGCTCGAACTATCTGTTTGTCAACGCCAAGCCTCCCGATGCGTCCATCATTGATGCGATGCCGGAGTGGCCGTACTACATCCCGATCCTGGAAGTAATCGCATTCGTGCAGTTCGGGGTGCTGTACCTGCCATTTGCGCGCCGAGGAACGGGTGAGGTGCCCGCACCAGCGAGATCCGGCGTACGCTCCTAG
- a CDS encoding phytanoyl-CoA dioxygenase family protein: MHPHRFPFPSGGFLTRDMQEAFAANGFLILEGYTTRGDCEALRARAGKLMEEAAKDSKTVFSTTTREHAADRYFMESGDKIRFFWEKDAFDSVGNLTLEPERCLNKIGHAMHDLDPVFEAFSYRQPIARMARALGLRVPAIIQSMYILKPPHIGGEVSLHQDSTYIYTEPDSCLGLWFALEDATEENGCMYFLPGDYPLAERNVRTGPYATRNVSLAEPAWDSGDAVAAPVQVGSVVLFHGRAPHFSGPNRSDRSRHAYTLHLIDRTARYPEDNWLQRELPLRSLS; this comes from the coding sequence ATGCACCCGCATCGATTTCCCTTCCCGTCCGGCGGCTTTCTGACGCGCGACATGCAGGAAGCCTTCGCAGCCAATGGATTCCTGATCCTGGAAGGGTACACCACGCGCGGCGACTGTGAGGCCCTGCGCGCGCGTGCCGGGAAGCTCATGGAGGAGGCCGCCAAAGATTCGAAAACGGTCTTCTCGACGACAACCCGGGAGCACGCTGCGGACCGCTACTTCATGGAATCCGGCGACAAGATCCGGTTCTTCTGGGAGAAGGATGCCTTTGACAGCGTCGGAAACCTCACCCTCGAACCAGAGCGCTGCCTGAACAAGATCGGACATGCGATGCATGACCTGGACCCGGTGTTCGAGGCCTTCTCGTACCGGCAGCCCATCGCCCGAATGGCCCGTGCCCTCGGCCTCAGGGTCCCGGCCATCATCCAGTCCATGTACATCCTCAAACCGCCGCACATAGGTGGCGAGGTCTCGCTCCACCAGGACTCCACGTACATCTACACGGAGCCGGACAGCTGCCTGGGCTTGTGGTTTGCCCTGGAGGACGCCACCGAGGAGAACGGCTGCATGTATTTCCTGCCCGGGGACTATCCGCTCGCGGAACGGAACGTGCGCACGGGTCCCTACGCCACCAGGAACGTCTCGCTGGCCGAGCCGGCCTGGGATTCGGGCGATGCGGTCGCTGCTCCGGTTCAGGTTGGCAGCGTGGTACTCTTTCATGGCCGCGCGCCGCACTTCAGTGGCCCCAATCGGTCTGACCGGTCCCGCCACGCCTACACGCTGCACCTGATAGACCGGACAGCCCGGTACCCGGAGGACAACTGGCTGCAACGCGAACTCCCCCTGCGCTCGCTATCTTGA